One Syngnathoides biaculeatus isolate LvHL_M chromosome 4, ASM1980259v1, whole genome shotgun sequence DNA window includes the following coding sequences:
- the upb1 gene encoding beta-ureidopropionase, with amino-acid sequence MSAGQFESLETTLETYIPKAELKEVKRILFGKETELLDLPSGAEEAARLSDFELKGYSFQARVEQLRLPRRIRVGLVQHHIVLPTDAPIVDQVTALHNRVRQIVEVAAMCGVNIICFQETWTMPFAFCTREKKPWTEFAESAENGNTTRFCQELAQKYNMVVISPILERDEIHDTLWNTAVVISNSGKVLGKSRKNHIPRIGDFNESTYYMEGDTGHTVFQTQFGKIAINICYGRHHPLNWFMYSMNGAEIIFNPSATVGALSEPMWPIEARNAAIANHCFTCAINRVGTEHFKNEFTSGDGQKAHHDFGHFYGSSYVAAPDGSRTPGLSRTRDGLLVVEMDLNLNRQISDKWSFKMTGRYPEYAEGLINAVRHDFQPQIVKEKLNLYR; translated from the exons ATGTCTGCAGGCCAGTTTGAATCGCTGGAGACAACTCTGGAGACTTACATTCCAAAAGCTGAGCTGAAAGAAGTCAAACGCATCTTATTTGGCAAGGAGACTGA GCTGCTGGACCTCCCATCAGGTGCCGAGGAGGCTGCACGGCTCTCTGACTTTGAGCTGAAAGGTTACAGCTTTCAGgccagggtggaacagctgaggCTCCCCAGAAGGATCCGAGTGGGACTTGTGCAGCATCATATTGTTCTGCCCACAGACGCGCCCATCGTGGACCAG GTCACTGCTTTGCACAACCGGGTTCGTCAAATTGTGGAAGTCGCGGCCATGTGCGGCGTGAACATTATCTGCTTTCAGGAAACATGGa CCATGCCATTTGCGTTCTGCACCCGCGAGAAAAAACCTTGGACGGAATTTGCAGAGTCTGCTGAGAATGGAAATACCACACGCTTCTGTCAGGAG TTGGCCCAAAAATACAATATGGTGGTTATCTCTCCAATTTTGGAGCGGGACGAGATCCACGACACTCTGTGGAACACGGCAGTGGTGATCTCCAACTCTGGAAAAGTGCTGGGGAAGAGCAGGAAGAATCATATTCCCAGAATTGGAGATTTTAACGAG TCGACATATTACATGGAAGGTGACACTGGCCACACAGTATTCCAGACACAATTTGGGAAGATAGCCATCAATATCTGCTATGGACGCCATCACCCCCTTAACTGgttcatgtacagtatgaatGGAGCTGAGATCATCTTTAACCCTTCTGCAACTGTTGGTGCTCTCAG TGAGCCCATGTGGCCTATAGAGGCCAGGAATGCAGCCATAGCGAACCACTGTTTCACCTGCGCAATAAATCGAGTTGGAACA GAgcatttcaaaaatgaatttaCATCTGGTGATGGACAAAAAG CTCACCACGACTTTGGCCATTTCTACGGATCCAGTTATGTGGCCGCCCCTGACGGAAGCCGCACCCCGGGGCTCTCCAGGACTCGTGATGGACTACTGGTGGTAGAAATGGATCTCAACCTGAACCGCCAAATCAGTGACAAATGGAGTTTCAAG ATGACTGGGCGTTACCCCGAGTATGCTGAGGGGCTCATCAATGCTGTCCGACATGACTTCCAGCCCCAAATAGTGAAGGAAAAACTAAACCTCTACAGATGA
- the gucd1 gene encoding protein GUCD1 isoform X1: MSTSPHDAVLLDVPVIQQLYHWDCGLACSRMVLKYLHPISDAQFQRACWDLKMTESVWTIDLAYLMCHLGIKHCFCTQTLGVDKGFRNQSFYKKHFDTEEDRVNELFHKAENKGVVVKKCSVTIHEIQSHLEEKHVAIVLVNAVILTCELCSAPVKYCCFLPVGQKCFCRKPEYQGHFVVLCGFNRTTGCILYNNPAYSDRVCCTTISNFEEARRSYGTDEDILFIFKAS; the protein is encoded by the exons ATGTCAACAAGCCCAC atGATGCCGTCCTATTGGATGTACCTGTCATTCAGCAGCTGTACCACTGGGACTGTGGTTTAGCCTGCTCCAGGATGGTACTCAA GTACCTTCACCCCATTAGTGATGCACAGTTTCAGAGAGCATGCTGGGACCTGAAAATGACGGAGAGCGTGTGGACTATTGACCTGGCCTACCTCATGTGCCATCTAGGAATCAAGCATTGCTTTTGCACACAGACACTAGGAGTTGATAAGGGCTTTAGGAATCAG TCCTTTTATAAGAAGCATTTTGATACCGAAGAAGATCGTGTGAATGAGCTTTTCCATAAAGCTGAGAACAAAGGTGTGGTGGTGAAGAAATG CTCTGTGACCATTCACGAAATCCAGTCTCATCTAGAAGAGAAACACGTTGCCATTGTGCTAGTCAACGCTGTCATCTTGACGTGCGAACTTTGCTCTGCGCCCGTCAAATACTGCTGCTTCCTCCCCGTGGGTCAGAAGTGTTTctgcaggaaaccggagtatcaGGGGCATTTTGTAGTGCTGTGCGGCTTCAACAGGACGACCGGCTGCATCTTGTACAACAATCCTGCGTATTCCGACC GGGTCTGCTGCACCACCATCAGTAACTTTGAGGAGGCTCGGCGGAGCTACGGGACGGATGAGGACATCCTCTTCATATTTAAAGCGAGTTGA
- the susd1 gene encoding sushi domain-containing protein 1 isoform X5, with amino-acid sequence MWLFPICCEDIDECRVAGLCGEGGQCRNLDGTFDCRCQLGYRVHNGTEPFRPQKNQASCQVVDCGQPTFRENIVLLSATGTTFGSVATFECDEGFLWKSGNKASACGADGLWRGLTIICEVIDCGSPPTFAHSHVEWNGSSRVGTEVLYQCNFGYRNIGKSNVFTCTAAGQWEGVTVLCQEILCGQPHTVPHTRHSWNGTSTPGSIVNYYCKQRLNDSEASSISLCSSNGNWTKPNISCKEVVCGSPPDVSHSIMLWDHVSTVGSQVAYQCQSGYSSVGEINQTVCTDTGKWETPSVWCQEIKCQEPVLKPHAKRLWDGTSRVGSMAIYECDEGYDIRGVRSVSLCGQNGLWEEVDLWCEEITCGPPKTLPHSTLLWDRSTGPGSVVQYECVDGYYQEGGDNISTCLTSGEWANISLNCKAKCGPVPFLAHSEVVWHNTSVVLHHCVKGYRSWSGSNVSTCSSSGVWHAATLSCIEVKQPINQLLVLNEKCLQWRAEKDEGAIEMYKVIYIGSREYERGFLDKRKQFVNSMEDWVQICLSLLPATNYSVSITALLAGFTATVAINTTLTVPAVPELHYREFETPVPTLRLHRSPSTLDTISLYQVFVLPIEGVLAFNCSCPVNGKPPSKSDSSQGHIVAQMRISRLGAEMNFTVGDGLSYGGFYNAPLRKGKNYYVILRAVSQWKNDLKSSCVLWAKVRGTSYVIMISSLCAAALIGLIVLAVLLGWTYTWFLKRR; translated from the exons ATGTGGTTGTTTCCAATTTGCTGTGAAGACATAGATGAGTGCAGGGTGGCCGGCCTTTGTGGAGAAGGAGGCCAGTGCAGGAACCTGGATGGCACTTTCGACTGCAGGTGCCAGCTAGGATATCGAGTGCACAATGGGACGGAGCCCTTTCGACCTCAAAAAAACCAGGCTTCATGTCAAG TGGTGGACTGTGGCCAGCCAACATTCCGGGAGAACATAGTACTGCTTTCAGCCACAGGTACCACATTTGGCAGCGTGGCGACATTTGAGTGTGACGAGGGGTTTCTGTGGAAGAGTGGAAACAAGGCCTCGGCGTGTGGGGCTGACGGACTGTGGCGTGGGCTCACCATCATCTGTGAAG TGATTGATTGTGGCTCTCCTCCCACCTTCGCTCACTCACACGTGGAATGGAATGGGAGCTCGAGGGTGGGCACTGAGGTGCTGTATCAGTGTAACTTTGGCTATCGCAACATTGGAAAGAGCAACGTCTTCACCTGCACCGCGGCAGGGCAGTGGGAGGGTGTGACTGTGCTTTGCCAAG AAATATTATGCGGCCAACCCCATACAGTGCCACACACTAGGCATTCGTGGAATGGCACTTCCACCCCTGGGAGCATTGTGAACTACTATTGTAAACAAAGATTGAATGACAGTGAGGCCAGCAGCATTTCATTGTGCTCATCTAACGGTAACTGGACAAAGCCAAACATTTCATGCAAAG AAGTTGTCTGCGGCTCTCCTCCTGACGTCTCTCATTCAATCATGTTATGGGATCACGTCTCCACTGTGGGCTCTCAGGTGGCTTATCAGTGTCAATCCGGATATTCCAGTGTAGGAGAAATCAATCAAACAGTATGTACTGACACTGGAAAATGGGAGACGCCCTCTGTGTGGTGCCAAG AGATCAAATGTCAGGAGCCGGTTTTGAAACCACACGCTAAAAGACTATGGGATGGCACGTCACGTGTTGGCAGTATGGCTATTTATGAATGTGATGAAGGATATGACATAAGGGGTGTGCGCAGCGTCTCACTATGTGGACAGAATGGACTGTGGGAGGAAGTTGACCTTTGGTGTGAAG AAATAACATGTGGTCCTCCAAAAACCCTCCCTCATAGTACCCTGCTGTGGGACCGCTCCACTGGTCCTGGCAGTGTCGTGCAGTACGAGTGTGTGGACGGATATTACCAGGAGGGTGGAGATAATATTTCCACATGTCTAACATCAGGCGAGTGGGCGAACATATCATTGAATTGCAAAG CAAAATGTGGCCCGGTGCCCTTTCTTGCTCACTCAGAGGTCGTTTGGCATAACACAAGCGTAGTGTTGCATCACTGTGTGAAGGGCTATCGCAGCTGGAGTGGCAGCAATGTGTccacgtgcagcagctctggtGTGTGGCACGCTGCCACACTCAGTTGCATAG aAGTCAAACAGCCCATCAATCAACTACTTGtcttaaatgaaaaatgtttgcagTGGAGAGCAGAAAAGGATGAAGGGGCAATAGAAATGTATAAG GTGATCTACATAGGATCCAGAGAGTATGAGAGGGGCTTTCTTGATAAAAGGAAGCAGTTTGTGAACTCCATGGAGGATTGGGTCCAGATCTGTCTCAGTTTGCTTCCAGCCACAAACTACAGCGTCTCTATCACCGCATTGTTGGCTGGATTCACAGCCACCGTCGCTATCAACACCACTTTGACAG TACCTGCTGTACCAGAACTCCACTACAGAGAATTTGAGACTCCTGTACCTACTCTAAGGCTGCACAGATCACCCAGCACTCTCGACACAATAAG TTTGTACCAAGTGTTTGTACTTCCAATTGAGGGAGTTTTGGCCTTTAATTGTTCCTGTCCTGTGAATGGAAAGCCCCCAAGCAAAAGCGATTCCTCCCAGGGACACATTGTAGCTCAGATGCGCATCAGCCGTCTTGGAGCAGAGATGAATTTTACTGTTGGAGATGGTCTCTCCTATGGAGGCTTTTACAATGCGCCTCTCAGGAAAGGCAAAAACTACTACGTCATCTTGCGTGCAGTCAGTCAGTGGAAAAAC GATTTAAAAAGCTCCTGTGTCCTGTGGGCAAAAGTAAGAG GTACATCCTACGTTATAATGATTTCATCGCTGTGTGCAGCTGCCTTAATAGGACTGATCGTTTTAGCAGTTTTACTTGGATGGACTTACACCTG GTTTTTAAAGAGAAGATGA
- the gucd1 gene encoding protein GUCD1 isoform X2, whose product MTDDAVLLDVPVIQQLYHWDCGLACSRMVLKYLHPISDAQFQRACWDLKMTESVWTIDLAYLMCHLGIKHCFCTQTLGVDKGFRNQSFYKKHFDTEEDRVNELFHKAENKGVVVKKCSVTIHEIQSHLEEKHVAIVLVNAVILTCELCSAPVKYCCFLPVGQKCFCRKPEYQGHFVVLCGFNRTTGCILYNNPAYSDRVCCTTISNFEEARRSYGTDEDILFIFKAS is encoded by the exons ATGACAG atGATGCCGTCCTATTGGATGTACCTGTCATTCAGCAGCTGTACCACTGGGACTGTGGTTTAGCCTGCTCCAGGATGGTACTCAA GTACCTTCACCCCATTAGTGATGCACAGTTTCAGAGAGCATGCTGGGACCTGAAAATGACGGAGAGCGTGTGGACTATTGACCTGGCCTACCTCATGTGCCATCTAGGAATCAAGCATTGCTTTTGCACACAGACACTAGGAGTTGATAAGGGCTTTAGGAATCAG TCCTTTTATAAGAAGCATTTTGATACCGAAGAAGATCGTGTGAATGAGCTTTTCCATAAAGCTGAGAACAAAGGTGTGGTGGTGAAGAAATG CTCTGTGACCATTCACGAAATCCAGTCTCATCTAGAAGAGAAACACGTTGCCATTGTGCTAGTCAACGCTGTCATCTTGACGTGCGAACTTTGCTCTGCGCCCGTCAAATACTGCTGCTTCCTCCCCGTGGGTCAGAAGTGTTTctgcaggaaaccggagtatcaGGGGCATTTTGTAGTGCTGTGCGGCTTCAACAGGACGACCGGCTGCATCTTGTACAACAATCCTGCGTATTCCGACC GGGTCTGCTGCACCACCATCAGTAACTTTGAGGAGGCTCGGCGGAGCTACGGGACGGATGAGGACATCCTCTTCATATTTAAAGCGAGTTGA
- the gucd1 gene encoding protein GUCD1 isoform X3, translating to MSTSPHDAVLLDVPVIQQLYHWDCGLACSRMVLKYLHPISDAQFQRACWDLKMTESVWTIDLAYLMCHLGIKHCFCTQTLGVDKGFRNQSFYKKHFDTEEDRVNELFHKAENKGVVVKKCSVTIHEIQSHLEEKHVAIVLVNAVILTCELCSAPVKYCCFLPVGQKCFCRKPEYQGHFVVLCGFNRTTGCILYNNPAYSDQSRGLLHHHQ from the exons ATGTCAACAAGCCCAC atGATGCCGTCCTATTGGATGTACCTGTCATTCAGCAGCTGTACCACTGGGACTGTGGTTTAGCCTGCTCCAGGATGGTACTCAA GTACCTTCACCCCATTAGTGATGCACAGTTTCAGAGAGCATGCTGGGACCTGAAAATGACGGAGAGCGTGTGGACTATTGACCTGGCCTACCTCATGTGCCATCTAGGAATCAAGCATTGCTTTTGCACACAGACACTAGGAGTTGATAAGGGCTTTAGGAATCAG TCCTTTTATAAGAAGCATTTTGATACCGAAGAAGATCGTGTGAATGAGCTTTTCCATAAAGCTGAGAACAAAGGTGTGGTGGTGAAGAAATG CTCTGTGACCATTCACGAAATCCAGTCTCATCTAGAAGAGAAACACGTTGCCATTGTGCTAGTCAACGCTGTCATCTTGACGTGCGAACTTTGCTCTGCGCCCGTCAAATACTGCTGCTTCCTCCCCGTGGGTCAGAAGTGTTTctgcaggaaaccggagtatcaGGGGCATTTTGTAGTGCTGTGCGGCTTCAACAGGACGACCGGCTGCATCTTGTACAACAATCCTGCGTATTCCGACC aaTCTAGGGGTCTGCTGCACCACCATCAGTAA
- the zbtb26 gene encoding zinc finger and BTB domain-containing protein 26 isoform X2, whose translation MAQNQVILQFHFATFGDSMLQKMNLLRHQRRFCDVTQDSNEVQISMIQEAKVGQQLLLSCYTGQLEFPELELVNYLTVASFLQMGHIVEQCTQALNKFIKPQPPHKLEVESETRKASKEDGLREREHCQAPTVQKVEPMVDDISSDDEEDDDDDIIIQPKSSPQLSDTNPRHDVDESDISIVKVESVLTNFPTSSAAGLRSPEPQHSLINSTVDSRGSETTVPPSMPDFGPPSPSNPAEKPSGHQRNYDKPLQWYHQCPKCSRVFRQLEKYANHLKMHKLFMCLLCGKTFTQKGNLHRHMRVHAGIKPFQCKICGKTFTQKCSLLDHLNLHSGDKPHRCNYCDMMFAHKPVLRKHLKQIHGKNSFDNANEGNLHDGGPEEGDNTGPFFIHSNNYKTDLKETYYGSLNF comes from the exons ATGGCCCAGAACCAGGTGATCCTGCAGTTCCACTTTGCCACATTTGGCGACTCTATGCTGCAGAAGATGAATCTCCTTCGGCACCAGCGACGCTTCTGTGATGTCACT CAGGACTCCAATGAAGTGCAGATCTCAATGATCCAGGAGGCAAAGGTTGGCCAGCAACTACTTCTGTCCTGCTACACGGGCCAACTTGAGTTTCCTGAACTCGAGCTGGTCAATTACTTGACAGTCGCCAGCTTCCTCCaaatgggccacattgttgagCAGTGCACTCAAGCACTTAACAAGTTCATCAAACCGCAGCCTCCTCACAAGCTGGAAGTGGAAAGTGAGACGAGAAAGGCAAGCAAGGAGGACGGTTTGAGAGAACGGGAGCACTGCCAAGCGCCGACTGTACAGAAGGTGGAGCCCATGGTGGATGATATCAGTAGtgatgatgaggaagatgatgatgatgacatcaTCATACAGCCCAAATCTTCTCCTCAGCTCTCAGATACAAATCCCAGGCACGATGTGGATGAGAGTGACATAAGCATAGTAAAGGTGGAATCTGTCCTGACTAACTTCCCCACCAGCTCTGCAGCTGGCCTGCGCTCACCCGAGCCCCAACACTCCCTCATCAATTCCACCGTGGACAGTCGTGGTAGCGAAACGACGGTGCCCCCGAGCATGCCAGACTTTGGTCCACCTTCTCCGTCCAATCCAGCAGAGAAACCAAGCGGTCACCAGAGGAACTACGACAAACCTCTCCAATGGTACCACCAGTGCCCCAAGTGCAGCCGTGTCTTCCGGCAGCTGGAAAAATACGCCAACCATCTCAAGATGCACAAGCTCTTCATGTGCCTCTTGTGCGGCAAGACGTTCACACAGAAAGGCAACCTGCACCGACACATGCGAGTCCACGCGGGCATCAAACCCTTCCAGTGTAAGATCTGTGGGAAAACTTTCACCCAGAAGTGCTCTTTACTGGATCACCTGAACCTTCACAGCGGCGACAAACCTCACCGCTGCAACTACTGTGACATGATGTTCGCTCACAAGCCTGTTCTCCGCAAGCACCTCAAACAGATCCACGGCAAGAACAGCTTCGACAATGCAAATGAAGGCAACCTGCACGATGGGGGGCCTGAAGAGGGTGACAACACGGGGCCCTTTTTCATTCACTCCAACAATTACAAGACAGacttaaaggagacatattatGGAAGTTTGAACTTTTAA
- the zbtb26 gene encoding zinc finger and BTB domain-containing protein 26 isoform X1: protein MAQNQVILQFHFATFGDSMLQKMNLLRHQRRFCDVTVRINQLKVSGHKVVFAAGSSFLRDQFILQQDSNEVQISMIQEAKVGQQLLLSCYTGQLEFPELELVNYLTVASFLQMGHIVEQCTQALNKFIKPQPPHKLEVESETRKASKEDGLREREHCQAPTVQKVEPMVDDISSDDEEDDDDDIIIQPKSSPQLSDTNPRHDVDESDISIVKVESVLTNFPTSSAAGLRSPEPQHSLINSTVDSRGSETTVPPSMPDFGPPSPSNPAEKPSGHQRNYDKPLQWYHQCPKCSRVFRQLEKYANHLKMHKLFMCLLCGKTFTQKGNLHRHMRVHAGIKPFQCKICGKTFTQKCSLLDHLNLHSGDKPHRCNYCDMMFAHKPVLRKHLKQIHGKNSFDNANEGNLHDGGPEEGDNTGPFFIHSNNYKTDLKETYYGSLNF, encoded by the coding sequence ATGGCCCAGAACCAGGTGATCCTGCAGTTCCACTTTGCCACATTTGGCGACTCTATGCTGCAGAAGATGAATCTCCTTCGGCACCAGCGACGCTTCTGTGATGTCACTGTACGCATCAACCAGCTTAAAGTCTCAGGTCACAAGGTGGTGTTTGCTGCCGGTTCTTCTTTCCTAAGAGACCAGTTCATCCTTCAGCAGGACTCCAATGAAGTGCAGATCTCAATGATCCAGGAGGCAAAGGTTGGCCAGCAACTACTTCTGTCCTGCTACACGGGCCAACTTGAGTTTCCTGAACTCGAGCTGGTCAATTACTTGACAGTCGCCAGCTTCCTCCaaatgggccacattgttgagCAGTGCACTCAAGCACTTAACAAGTTCATCAAACCGCAGCCTCCTCACAAGCTGGAAGTGGAAAGTGAGACGAGAAAGGCAAGCAAGGAGGACGGTTTGAGAGAACGGGAGCACTGCCAAGCGCCGACTGTACAGAAGGTGGAGCCCATGGTGGATGATATCAGTAGtgatgatgaggaagatgatgatgatgacatcaTCATACAGCCCAAATCTTCTCCTCAGCTCTCAGATACAAATCCCAGGCACGATGTGGATGAGAGTGACATAAGCATAGTAAAGGTGGAATCTGTCCTGACTAACTTCCCCACCAGCTCTGCAGCTGGCCTGCGCTCACCCGAGCCCCAACACTCCCTCATCAATTCCACCGTGGACAGTCGTGGTAGCGAAACGACGGTGCCCCCGAGCATGCCAGACTTTGGTCCACCTTCTCCGTCCAATCCAGCAGAGAAACCAAGCGGTCACCAGAGGAACTACGACAAACCTCTCCAATGGTACCACCAGTGCCCCAAGTGCAGCCGTGTCTTCCGGCAGCTGGAAAAATACGCCAACCATCTCAAGATGCACAAGCTCTTCATGTGCCTCTTGTGCGGCAAGACGTTCACACAGAAAGGCAACCTGCACCGACACATGCGAGTCCACGCGGGCATCAAACCCTTCCAGTGTAAGATCTGTGGGAAAACTTTCACCCAGAAGTGCTCTTTACTGGATCACCTGAACCTTCACAGCGGCGACAAACCTCACCGCTGCAACTACTGTGACATGATGTTCGCTCACAAGCCTGTTCTCCGCAAGCACCTCAAACAGATCCACGGCAAGAACAGCTTCGACAATGCAAATGAAGGCAACCTGCACGATGGGGGGCCTGAAGAGGGTGACAACACGGGGCCCTTTTTCATTCACTCCAACAATTACAAGACAGacttaaaggagacatattatGGAAGTTTGAACTTTTAA
- the susd1 gene encoding sushi domain-containing protein 1 isoform X4, producing the protein MTILLNDYITTCDIDECRVAGLCGEGGQCRNLDGTFDCRCQLGYRVHNGTEPFRPQKNQASCQVVDCGQPTFRENIVLLSATGTTFGSVATFECDEGFLWKSGNKASACGADGLWRGLTIICEVIDCGSPPTFAHSHVEWNGSSRVGTEVLYQCNFGYRNIGKSNVFTCTAAGQWEGVTVLCQEILCGQPHTVPHTRHSWNGTSTPGSIVNYYCKQRLNDSEASSISLCSSNGNWTKPNISCKEVVCGSPPDVSHSIMLWDHVSTVGSQVAYQCQSGYSSVGEINQTVCTDTGKWETPSVWCQEIKCQEPVLKPHAKRLWDGTSRVGSMAIYECDEGYDIRGVRSVSLCGQNGLWEEVDLWCEEITCGPPKTLPHSTLLWDRSTGPGSVVQYECVDGYYQEGGDNISTCLTSGEWANISLNCKAKCGPVPFLAHSEVVWHNTSVVLHHCVKGYRSWSGSNVSTCSSSGVWHAATLSCIEVKQPINQLLVLNEKCLQWRAEKDEGAIEMYKVIYIGSREYERGFLDKRKQFVNSMEDWVQICLSLLPATNYSVSITALLAGFTATVAINTTLTVPAVPELHYREFETPVPTLRLHRSPSTLDTISLYQVFVLPIEGVLAFNCSCPVNGKPPSKSDSSQGHIVAQMRISRLGAEMNFTVGDGLSYGGFYNAPLRKGKNYYVILRAVSQWKNDLKSSCVLWAKVRGTSYVIMISSLCAAALIGLIVLAVLLGWTYTWFLKRR; encoded by the exons ATGACCATTCTACTAAACGACTACATAACGACTTGCG ACATAGATGAGTGCAGGGTGGCCGGCCTTTGTGGAGAAGGAGGCCAGTGCAGGAACCTGGATGGCACTTTCGACTGCAGGTGCCAGCTAGGATATCGAGTGCACAATGGGACGGAGCCCTTTCGACCTCAAAAAAACCAGGCTTCATGTCAAG TGGTGGACTGTGGCCAGCCAACATTCCGGGAGAACATAGTACTGCTTTCAGCCACAGGTACCACATTTGGCAGCGTGGCGACATTTGAGTGTGACGAGGGGTTTCTGTGGAAGAGTGGAAACAAGGCCTCGGCGTGTGGGGCTGACGGACTGTGGCGTGGGCTCACCATCATCTGTGAAG TGATTGATTGTGGCTCTCCTCCCACCTTCGCTCACTCACACGTGGAATGGAATGGGAGCTCGAGGGTGGGCACTGAGGTGCTGTATCAGTGTAACTTTGGCTATCGCAACATTGGAAAGAGCAACGTCTTCACCTGCACCGCGGCAGGGCAGTGGGAGGGTGTGACTGTGCTTTGCCAAG AAATATTATGCGGCCAACCCCATACAGTGCCACACACTAGGCATTCGTGGAATGGCACTTCCACCCCTGGGAGCATTGTGAACTACTATTGTAAACAAAGATTGAATGACAGTGAGGCCAGCAGCATTTCATTGTGCTCATCTAACGGTAACTGGACAAAGCCAAACATTTCATGCAAAG AAGTTGTCTGCGGCTCTCCTCCTGACGTCTCTCATTCAATCATGTTATGGGATCACGTCTCCACTGTGGGCTCTCAGGTGGCTTATCAGTGTCAATCCGGATATTCCAGTGTAGGAGAAATCAATCAAACAGTATGTACTGACACTGGAAAATGGGAGACGCCCTCTGTGTGGTGCCAAG AGATCAAATGTCAGGAGCCGGTTTTGAAACCACACGCTAAAAGACTATGGGATGGCACGTCACGTGTTGGCAGTATGGCTATTTATGAATGTGATGAAGGATATGACATAAGGGGTGTGCGCAGCGTCTCACTATGTGGACAGAATGGACTGTGGGAGGAAGTTGACCTTTGGTGTGAAG AAATAACATGTGGTCCTCCAAAAACCCTCCCTCATAGTACCCTGCTGTGGGACCGCTCCACTGGTCCTGGCAGTGTCGTGCAGTACGAGTGTGTGGACGGATATTACCAGGAGGGTGGAGATAATATTTCCACATGTCTAACATCAGGCGAGTGGGCGAACATATCATTGAATTGCAAAG CAAAATGTGGCCCGGTGCCCTTTCTTGCTCACTCAGAGGTCGTTTGGCATAACACAAGCGTAGTGTTGCATCACTGTGTGAAGGGCTATCGCAGCTGGAGTGGCAGCAATGTGTccacgtgcagcagctctggtGTGTGGCACGCTGCCACACTCAGTTGCATAG aAGTCAAACAGCCCATCAATCAACTACTTGtcttaaatgaaaaatgtttgcagTGGAGAGCAGAAAAGGATGAAGGGGCAATAGAAATGTATAAG GTGATCTACATAGGATCCAGAGAGTATGAGAGGGGCTTTCTTGATAAAAGGAAGCAGTTTGTGAACTCCATGGAGGATTGGGTCCAGATCTGTCTCAGTTTGCTTCCAGCCACAAACTACAGCGTCTCTATCACCGCATTGTTGGCTGGATTCACAGCCACCGTCGCTATCAACACCACTTTGACAG TACCTGCTGTACCAGAACTCCACTACAGAGAATTTGAGACTCCTGTACCTACTCTAAGGCTGCACAGATCACCCAGCACTCTCGACACAATAAG TTTGTACCAAGTGTTTGTACTTCCAATTGAGGGAGTTTTGGCCTTTAATTGTTCCTGTCCTGTGAATGGAAAGCCCCCAAGCAAAAGCGATTCCTCCCAGGGACACATTGTAGCTCAGATGCGCATCAGCCGTCTTGGAGCAGAGATGAATTTTACTGTTGGAGATGGTCTCTCCTATGGAGGCTTTTACAATGCGCCTCTCAGGAAAGGCAAAAACTACTACGTCATCTTGCGTGCAGTCAGTCAGTGGAAAAAC GATTTAAAAAGCTCCTGTGTCCTGTGGGCAAAAGTAAGAG GTACATCCTACGTTATAATGATTTCATCGCTGTGTGCAGCTGCCTTAATAGGACTGATCGTTTTAGCAGTTTTACTTGGATGGACTTACACCTG GTTTTTAAAGAGAAGATGA